Proteins from a genomic interval of Micromonospora sp. NBC_00389:
- a CDS encoding RICIN domain-containing protein, translating into MIAELSSRTRRIISLLVAFVVALSVGLAVNASRTAQAAPTFKVLAFYNGTWDAAHIDFVRDARAWFPQAAAQYGFSWEATTNWGLLNTANLAQYKVIMFLDDAPPTAQRAAFQQYMQNGGAWLGFHVTAFNTNPSSWSWYYNTFLGTGAFQSNTWGPTRVTLRADNRTHPATRQLPATFPSSISEWYSWSNDLRQNPDIDILASIDPSSFPVGTDPNQSWYSGYYPLVWSNKRYKMLYANFGHNAMDYNTNTGLSSTFDSEPQNRLLIDGLHWLAGAGTGPTPTPTPTGPISPTAWHTVVNRASGKCVDARAAASTNGTAIQQYACNNSTAQQYQFAPTSGGYLRVNNRNNSAQVLDVTNVSTADSAPIQLWSYSGGNNQQWRAESEGGGYYRLVNRNSGKCLDVPGASTADSVQLIQYACNGTAAQSFRLVPQP; encoded by the coding sequence GTGATCGCAGAACTCTCCTCCCGTACCAGGCGGATCATCTCGCTGCTGGTCGCCTTCGTCGTCGCGCTCAGCGTCGGCCTCGCCGTCAACGCCTCGCGTACCGCGCAGGCCGCTCCGACGTTCAAGGTCCTGGCCTTCTACAACGGCACCTGGGACGCCGCGCACATCGACTTCGTCCGGGATGCCCGGGCCTGGTTCCCGCAGGCGGCCGCCCAGTACGGCTTCTCCTGGGAGGCGACCACCAACTGGGGCCTGCTGAACACCGCCAACCTGGCGCAGTACAAGGTCATCATGTTCCTGGACGACGCGCCACCCACCGCGCAACGTGCCGCGTTCCAGCAGTACATGCAGAACGGCGGCGCGTGGCTGGGCTTCCACGTCACCGCCTTCAACACCAACCCGTCGAGCTGGAGCTGGTACTACAACACCTTCCTCGGCACCGGCGCGTTCCAGTCGAACACGTGGGGACCCACCCGGGTCACCCTGCGCGCCGACAACCGCACCCACCCGGCCACCCGGCAGCTCCCCGCGACCTTCCCGTCGTCGATCAGCGAGTGGTACTCCTGGAGCAACGACCTGCGGCAGAACCCGGACATCGACATCCTCGCGTCGATCGACCCGTCCAGCTTTCCGGTCGGCACCGACCCCAACCAGTCCTGGTACAGCGGCTACTACCCGCTGGTGTGGAGCAACAAGCGGTACAAGATGCTCTACGCCAACTTCGGCCACAACGCCATGGACTACAACACCAACACCGGGCTGTCGTCCACCTTCGACAGTGAGCCACAGAACCGGCTGCTGATCGACGGTCTGCACTGGCTCGCCGGTGCCGGCACCGGGCCCACCCCGACGCCCACGCCGACCGGCCCCATCTCGCCGACGGCCTGGCACACCGTGGTCAACCGGGCCAGCGGCAAGTGCGTGGACGCGCGGGCCGCCGCCAGCACCAACGGCACCGCCATCCAGCAGTACGCCTGCAACAACAGCACCGCCCAGCAGTACCAGTTCGCTCCGACCAGCGGCGGCTACCTGCGGGTCAACAACCGCAACAACAGCGCTCAGGTGCTCGACGTGACCAACGTGTCGACCGCCGACTCGGCACCCATCCAGCTCTGGTCCTACAGCGGTGGCAACAACCAGCAGTGGCGGGCGGAGTCGGAGGGTGGCGGCTACTACCGCCTGGTCAACCGCAACAGCGGCAAGTGCCTCGACGTGCCGGGCGCGTCCACCGCGGACAGCGTCCAGCTCATCCAGTACGCCTGCAACGGCACCGCCGCGCAGTCCTTCCGGCTGGTGCCGCAGCCATAG
- a CDS encoding acetylxylan esterase: MYTDLPEEQLHGYRSAVREPADFDQFWAGTLAEARDARWPVRVEPVTTGLVSIDVFDVTFPGFAGQPVRGWLRVPHGAGMALPTVVQYAGYGGGRGHPLENLLWAAAGFVHLQMDTRGQGSGWSRGATPDPGAAGPEAPGVTTRGIADPRTYYYRRLITDAVRAVDAVRTLPVVDPTRVAVLGHSQGGGLALAAGALAPGVRAVVALVPFLCDIPRAIVATDARPYREIRDYLAIHRDAEERVLATLAYVDGVNFARRCRRPTRYSVALMDDIVPPSTVYAAVNAHAGPTELSVWRYNGHEAGGIDDDEAALRFLGEHLAEGAEPIRPAVGRRSGAELRSG; the protein is encoded by the coding sequence GTGTACACCGACCTGCCCGAGGAGCAGCTGCACGGCTACCGCAGCGCGGTCCGGGAACCGGCGGACTTCGACCAGTTCTGGGCCGGCACCCTGGCGGAGGCCCGGGACGCCCGCTGGCCGGTCCGGGTCGAGCCGGTGACGACCGGGCTGGTCAGCATCGACGTGTTCGACGTGACGTTCCCGGGCTTCGCCGGCCAACCCGTGCGGGGCTGGCTGCGGGTGCCCCACGGAGCCGGCATGGCGCTGCCGACCGTGGTCCAGTACGCCGGCTACGGCGGCGGTCGTGGGCACCCGCTGGAGAACCTGCTCTGGGCGGCGGCCGGGTTCGTGCACCTGCAGATGGACACCCGGGGGCAGGGTTCGGGCTGGAGCCGGGGAGCCACCCCGGATCCCGGTGCCGCCGGCCCGGAGGCGCCCGGGGTGACCACCCGGGGTATCGCCGACCCGCGCACCTACTACTACCGCCGACTGATCACCGATGCGGTCCGGGCGGTGGACGCCGTCCGGACCCTGCCGGTGGTCGATCCGACCCGGGTGGCGGTGCTCGGTCACAGCCAGGGCGGCGGGCTGGCGCTCGCGGCCGGCGCACTGGCACCCGGCGTACGGGCGGTGGTCGCCCTCGTGCCGTTCCTCTGCGACATCCCGCGCGCGATCGTCGCCACCGACGCCCGCCCGTACCGGGAGATCCGGGACTACCTGGCGATCCACCGGGACGCCGAGGAGCGGGTGCTGGCCACCCTGGCGTACGTCGACGGGGTGAACTTCGCCCGGCGCTGCCGCCGGCCGACGCGGTACTCGGTGGCGTTGATGGACGACATCGTGCCCCCGTCGACGGTCTACGCGGCCGTCAACGCCCACGCCGGGCCGACCGAGCTGTCGGTGTGGCGGTACAACGGCCACGAGGCCGGCGGGATCGACGACGACGAGGCGGCGCTGCGCTTCCTCGGCGAGCACCTGGCCGAGGGTGCCGAGCCGATTCGGCCGGCGGTCGGACGGCGATCCGGAGCGGAGCTCCGGTCGGGCTGA
- a CDS encoding ABC transporter substrate-binding protein, with translation MAMKHRAGATLALLMTTALLVAGCNGSDSEAPAENELYKNPVTLTWWHNASQDGPGKTYWEKVAKDFSALHPTVTVQIEAIETNQLQRTRLPAALLSSDPPDIFQAWGGGEMREQVEADYLKDLTDQVKDEVANIGSATEIWQVNGKQYGLPYRMGIEGIWYNKDMFAKAGITAPPTTFDELNQAVTKLKAINVIPIALGAGDKWPAAHWWYNFALRACSVDTLKKASVDLVFDDPCFVKAGQDLKTFIGTNPFQPNFIATPGQNDPTSANGLVANGKAAMELMGDWNRGTLETVAEDPEALTKFLGWFPVPAIAGSAGDPKAALGGGDGFACAKNAPAECVEFLKYIVSPEVQKGFAGTGTGLPVAKGAEAGVADPALKSILEATSGATYVQLWLDTAFGSTVGNAMNDAVIAIFAGNGTPEKVVEAMKAAAKK, from the coding sequence ATGGCGATGAAGCACCGCGCGGGCGCCACCCTGGCGCTGTTAATGACGACCGCACTGCTCGTCGCCGGGTGTAACGGCAGCGACAGCGAGGCACCCGCCGAGAACGAGCTCTACAAGAACCCGGTGACCCTGACCTGGTGGCACAACGCCTCCCAGGACGGGCCTGGCAAGACCTACTGGGAGAAGGTCGCGAAGGACTTCTCCGCACTGCACCCGACCGTCACGGTCCAGATCGAGGCGATCGAGACCAACCAACTCCAGCGCACCCGGCTCCCCGCCGCGCTGCTGTCCAGCGACCCGCCGGACATCTTCCAGGCGTGGGGCGGCGGCGAGATGCGTGAGCAGGTGGAGGCCGACTACCTCAAGGACCTCACCGATCAGGTCAAGGACGAGGTCGCCAACATCGGCAGCGCGACCGAGATCTGGCAGGTGAACGGCAAGCAGTACGGCCTGCCGTACCGGATGGGGATTGAGGGCATCTGGTACAACAAGGACATGTTCGCGAAAGCGGGCATCACCGCTCCTCCGACCACTTTCGATGAGCTCAACCAGGCGGTCACGAAGCTCAAGGCCATCAACGTCATCCCGATCGCGCTGGGGGCCGGTGACAAGTGGCCCGCCGCGCACTGGTGGTACAACTTCGCGCTGCGTGCCTGCTCGGTCGACACGCTCAAGAAGGCGTCCGTCGACCTGGTCTTCGACGACCCGTGCTTCGTCAAGGCGGGCCAGGACCTGAAGACCTTCATCGGCACCAACCCGTTCCAGCCGAACTTCATTGCGACGCCGGGCCAGAACGACCCGACCAGCGCCAACGGGCTGGTCGCCAACGGCAAGGCCGCGATGGAGCTGATGGGCGACTGGAACAGGGGCACCCTGGAGACCGTCGCCGAGGATCCCGAAGCGCTCACGAAGTTCCTCGGCTGGTTCCCCGTGCCGGCGATCGCCGGCTCCGCCGGTGACCCGAAGGCGGCCCTCGGCGGCGGCGACGGGTTCGCCTGCGCCAAGAACGCCCCGGCCGAGTGCGTCGAGTTCCTCAAGTACATCGTGAGCCCCGAGGTGCAGAAGGGCTTCGCCGGGACCGGCACCGGCCTGCCCGTAGCCAAGGGTGCGGAGGCCGGCGTGGCCGACCCCGCCCTGAAGTCCATCCTGGAGGCCACCTCGGGTGCGACGTATGTGCAGCTCTGGCTGGACACGGCCTTCGGCAGCACCGTCGGCAACGCGATGAATGACGCGGTCATCGCCATTTTCGCGGGCAACGGCACCCCGGAGAAGGTCGTCGAGGCGATGAAGGCGGCCGCGAAGAAGTGA
- a CDS encoding carbohydrate ABC transporter permease — MVENALTSPSSPHRRPFSWGSPLTYGLALAIAAVSIAPVVYVIVGGFRTTPQIIADPAGLPDPWVWDNYARVLTRVDFWQQALNSAVIALGTTLAVVLLGVCAAFVLARYSFRGRETLYTFFTLGLLFPAGAAILPLYLMLRDLNLINSYYAVILPQVAFSLPLTIVILRPFLAAVPRELEDAAAIDGAGRLGFLWRVMLPLSRPALVTVGVLAFVASWNAFLLPLLVLGDADLHTLPLGVQNFSSQYTSDTAGILAFTSLAMLPALLFFTFAEKQIVGGLQGAVKG; from the coding sequence GTGGTCGAGAACGCGCTGACGTCCCCCTCGTCGCCGCACCGCCGTCCGTTCTCGTGGGGCAGTCCGCTGACCTACGGGCTGGCCCTCGCGATCGCCGCCGTCTCCATCGCCCCGGTGGTCTACGTGATCGTCGGCGGCTTCCGAACCACCCCGCAGATCATCGCGGACCCGGCCGGGCTGCCCGACCCGTGGGTGTGGGACAACTACGCCAGGGTCTTGACGCGGGTCGACTTCTGGCAGCAGGCGCTCAACAGCGCGGTGATCGCCCTGGGCACGACGCTCGCCGTCGTGCTGCTCGGCGTCTGCGCCGCGTTCGTGCTCGCCCGCTACAGCTTCCGCGGTCGGGAGACGCTCTACACCTTCTTCACCCTCGGTCTGCTCTTCCCGGCCGGGGCGGCGATCCTGCCGCTCTACCTGATGCTGCGTGACCTCAACCTGATCAACTCCTACTACGCGGTGATCCTCCCGCAGGTCGCCTTCTCGCTGCCGCTCACGATCGTGATCCTGCGTCCGTTCCTGGCCGCCGTACCCCGCGAGTTGGAGGACGCAGCGGCGATCGACGGCGCCGGCCGGCTCGGTTTCCTCTGGCGGGTCATGCTGCCGCTGTCCCGGCCCGCGCTGGTCACCGTCGGGGTCCTCGCGTTCGTGGCGAGCTGGAACGCCTTCCTCCTGCCGCTGCTCGTGCTCGGCGACGCCGACCTGCACACCCTGCCGCTGGGCGTGCAGAACTTCTCCAGCCAGTACACCTCCGACACCGCGGGAATCCTCGCGTTCACCTCGCTGGCGATGCTGCCGGCACTTCTCTTCTTCACCTTCGCCGAGAAGCAGATCGTCGGTGGCCTGCAGGGTGCGGTGAAGGGCTGA
- a CDS encoding carbohydrate ABC transporter permease — MTSTNPTLSPAGGASVPPAGPPATRRPSSRAAETRRKWYEIIGLTTPAVAVYVMFVLVPMGFAVYYSLFRWRGVGPPTEFVGFNNYILAFQDPIFLDALRNNAIIVFGSLLLQGPIALAVALLLNRRFRGRTVFRLLVFVPYVLAEVTVGIMWKLILTGGGTIDVLLRQIGLGSLVQAWLADLDIVIWTLLVVLTWKYVGFAIILLLAGLSNVPPELTEAAAIDGASWWQTQRHVTLPLLGPTIRIWMFLSMIGSLQVFDVIWVTSVPAVRSLGASATMATYMVDNGFFARLWGYGNAVAVILFVISFIAALLFQRFLLRRDIAGAVTGRRN, encoded by the coding sequence GTGACCTCCACCAACCCGACCCTGAGCCCCGCCGGCGGCGCGTCCGTGCCGCCGGCGGGCCCCCCGGCCACCCGACGCCCGTCGTCCCGCGCTGCCGAGACCAGACGCAAGTGGTACGAGATCATCGGGCTCACCACGCCGGCGGTCGCCGTCTACGTGATGTTCGTGCTGGTGCCGATGGGCTTCGCGGTCTACTACAGCCTCTTCCGCTGGCGCGGAGTCGGGCCGCCCACCGAGTTCGTCGGATTCAACAACTACATCCTCGCCTTCCAGGACCCGATCTTCCTGGACGCTCTTCGCAACAACGCCATCATCGTGTTCGGGTCGCTGCTGCTCCAGGGCCCCATCGCCCTGGCCGTGGCCCTGCTGCTCAACCGTCGCTTCCGCGGCCGCACCGTGTTCCGGCTCCTGGTGTTCGTGCCGTACGTCCTCGCCGAAGTCACCGTCGGCATCATGTGGAAGTTGATCCTCACCGGCGGCGGGACCATCGACGTGCTGCTGCGGCAGATCGGCCTGGGCAGCCTGGTGCAGGCGTGGCTCGCCGACCTCGACATCGTCATCTGGACGCTGCTGGTTGTCCTCACCTGGAAGTACGTCGGCTTCGCGATCATTCTCCTGCTCGCCGGACTGTCGAACGTGCCGCCCGAGCTGACCGAGGCCGCCGCGATCGACGGCGCGAGCTGGTGGCAGACCCAGCGCCACGTCACGCTCCCGCTGCTGGGCCCGACGATCCGGATCTGGATGTTCCTGTCGATGATCGGCTCGTTGCAGGTCTTCGACGTGATCTGGGTGACCTCGGTGCCCGCGGTCCGGTCGCTCGGCGCCTCGGCCACCATGGCGACGTACATGGTGGACAACGGCTTCTTCGCCCGGCTCTGGGGCTACGGCAACGCGGTGGCCGTGATCCTGTTCGTCATCTCCTTCATCGCGGCGCTGCTGTTCCAGCGCTTTCTCCTCCGTCGCGACATCGCCGGCGCCGTCACCGGAAGGAGGAACTGA
- a CDS encoding helix-turn-helix transcriptional regulator, whose product MVETSVRLLRLLALLQGHRDWSGTELADRLAVSTRTVRTDVERLRVLGYRIESRPGVAGGYRLGAGSALPPLLLDDDEAVAVAVGLRAAASGSVRGIEETSLRALAKLEQALPSRLRHRVDALRAATVSAAAGGPTVDAETLTAVSTAVHRQERLRFDYAGHDGTATVRDVEPYRLVYTGRRWYLLGWDTDRADWRTFRADRIQPRVPGGPRFTPREPPGGDAVAHVLRGVGSTAWPHPARVRLHAPADRMAQRIPSTAGLLEAIDEHSCLLHTGGESLSNLAAFLGTLEVDLDVLDPPELRDVLRGVAARLGRAAQVS is encoded by the coding sequence ATGGTGGAGACCTCCGTGCGGCTGCTGCGCCTGCTCGCCCTGTTGCAGGGCCACCGCGACTGGTCGGGCACGGAGCTGGCCGACCGGCTGGCGGTCAGCACCCGCACCGTACGCACCGACGTCGAACGACTGCGGGTGCTCGGCTACCGGATCGAGTCACGCCCCGGGGTCGCTGGCGGCTACCGCCTCGGCGCCGGGTCCGCCCTGCCGCCACTGCTGCTCGACGACGACGAGGCGGTGGCGGTGGCCGTCGGCCTGCGGGCGGCCGCGTCCGGCTCGGTGCGCGGTATCGAGGAGACCTCGCTGCGCGCGCTGGCCAAGCTGGAGCAGGCGCTGCCGTCGCGGTTGCGGCACCGGGTGGACGCCCTGCGCGCGGCGACGGTCTCCGCCGCCGCCGGCGGCCCGACCGTGGACGCCGAGACGCTCACCGCCGTCTCCACGGCCGTGCACCGCCAGGAGCGGCTGCGCTTCGACTACGCCGGGCACGACGGCACGGCCACCGTCCGGGACGTCGAGCCGTACCGGCTGGTCTACACCGGGCGACGCTGGTACCTGCTGGGCTGGGACACCGACCGGGCCGACTGGCGGACCTTCCGCGCCGACCGGATCCAGCCCCGGGTGCCGGGCGGTCCGCGCTTCACGCCCCGGGAGCCGCCGGGTGGCGACGCAGTCGCGCACGTGCTGCGCGGCGTCGGCTCCACGGCGTGGCCGCACCCGGCGCGGGTACGCCTGCACGCGCCGGCCGATCGGATGGCGCAGCGGATCCCCAGCACGGCGGGCCTGCTGGAGGCGATCGACGAGCACAGCTGCCTGCTGCACACCGGCGGGGAGTCGCTGAGCAACCTGGCCGCCTTCCTCGGCACCCTTGAGGTGGACCTCGACGTGCTCGACCCACCGGAGCTGCGCGACGTGCTGCGCGGCGTGGCCGCCCGGCTCGGCCGCGCCGCTCAGGTGTCGTAG
- a CDS encoding DinB family protein codes for MTTERIGPPVTGGERETLRAFLDFHRATLALKCDGLSDEELRRQSMPPSSLSLLGLVRHLAEVERAWFRRVIDGEDVGLVWSATGDYQQAYDASSATRAEAFDAWQREVEHARRIERAAPSLDVTGHNARSGEDVSLRLVMLHLIHEYARHNGHADFLREGIDGTVGV; via the coding sequence GTGACCACCGAACGGATCGGCCCCCCGGTGACCGGTGGGGAGCGGGAGACGCTGCGCGCCTTCCTCGACTTCCACCGCGCGACGCTCGCCCTGAAGTGCGACGGCCTCTCCGACGAGGAACTGCGCCGGCAGTCGATGCCGCCCTCCTCGCTGTCCCTGCTCGGCCTGGTCCGGCACCTGGCCGAGGTGGAACGCGCCTGGTTCCGGCGGGTGATCGACGGCGAGGACGTCGGGCTGGTCTGGTCGGCGACCGGCGACTACCAGCAGGCGTACGACGCCAGCTCCGCCACCCGCGCCGAGGCGTTCGACGCCTGGCAGCGCGAGGTCGAGCACGCCCGCCGCATCGAGCGGGCCGCGCCGTCGCTCGACGTGACCGGCCACAACGCCCGCTCCGGCGAGGACGTGTCGCTGCGGCTGGTGATGCTGCACCTGATCCACGAGTACGCCCGGCACAACGGGCACGCCGACTTCCTGCGCGAGGGCATCGACGGCACCGTCGGCGTCTGA
- a CDS encoding beta-glucosidase gives MTDNVTVDTEPSTTIWNDPSYDPPTRVDALVAAMTLPEKIAQLYGVWVGASADGGEVAPHQHEMEEPVDLDELLHTGLGQLTRPFGTAPVDPALGALSLLRTQQRITAANRFGIPALAHEECLAGFATWGATAYPVPLSWGATFDPALIRRMAGLIGADLRRLGVHQGLAPVLDVVRDARWGRVEETMGEDPYLVGTLATAYIQGLESTGVVATLKHFVGYSASRAGRNLAPVGMGPRERADVMLPPFEMAVRESGARSVMHAYTDTDGMPSAADEELLTGLLRETWGFTGTVVADYFGIAFLRTLHGVAGSWGEAAGVALAAGVDVELPTVKTFGEPLHEALAAGQVAEALIDRAVRRVLLQKAQLGLLDDGWDPVPVALAGVDLTDPEAVRGTIDLDPPANRELAREVAEQAVVLLRNDGVLPLARPARIAVVGPQAENPTAVLGCYSFPVHVGSHHPELPLGIELPTLVQALRAEFPGSEVVVVPGASVDGPETGGFAPAVEAARGADVVIAALGDRAGLFGRGTSGEGCDAESLALPGVQQQLLDALLEVGVPVVVTLIAGRPYALGRAVDEAAAIVQSFFPGEEGPSAIAGLLSGRVEPQGRLPVSVPRSPGGQPTTYLAARLGQASDVSNIDPTPAYGFGHGLSYTRFDWSELTVEQATAETDGELLLAFTLRNSGTRWGSEVVQLYAHDPVASVVQPVQRLIGYLRVPLEAGASRRIEVTVPADLLSFTGRDGRRVVEPGELELRLASSSTQPRLVATVELTGPVRQVDHTRRMHPVFTAHPTD, from the coding sequence GTGACCGACAACGTGACCGTGGACACCGAACCGAGCACCACCATCTGGAACGATCCCTCCTACGACCCGCCTACCCGCGTCGACGCCCTCGTCGCCGCGATGACCCTGCCGGAGAAGATCGCCCAGCTGTACGGCGTCTGGGTGGGCGCCTCCGCCGACGGCGGTGAGGTCGCGCCCCACCAGCACGAAATGGAGGAGCCGGTCGACCTCGACGAGCTGCTGCACACCGGGCTCGGGCAGCTGACCCGGCCGTTCGGCACCGCTCCGGTCGACCCGGCGCTCGGCGCGCTCTCCCTGCTGCGGACCCAGCAGCGGATCACCGCCGCGAACCGTTTCGGCATCCCGGCCCTCGCCCACGAGGAGTGCCTGGCCGGCTTCGCCACCTGGGGTGCGACCGCGTACCCGGTGCCGTTGTCCTGGGGCGCCACCTTCGACCCGGCACTGATCCGGCGGATGGCCGGCCTGATCGGCGCGGACCTGCGCCGCCTCGGCGTGCACCAGGGGCTCGCACCGGTGCTCGACGTGGTCCGCGACGCCCGCTGGGGGCGGGTCGAGGAGACCATGGGCGAGGACCCGTACCTGGTGGGGACGCTCGCCACCGCGTACATCCAGGGGTTGGAGTCGACGGGTGTGGTGGCCACGCTCAAGCACTTCGTCGGTTACTCCGCCTCTCGCGCCGGGCGCAACCTGGCACCGGTCGGCATGGGCCCGCGGGAGCGGGCGGACGTGATGCTGCCGCCGTTCGAGATGGCGGTCCGGGAGAGCGGCGCGCGGTCGGTGATGCACGCCTACACCGACACCGACGGGATGCCGTCGGCGGCCGACGAGGAACTGCTCACGGGCCTGCTCCGGGAGACCTGGGGGTTCACCGGCACGGTGGTGGCCGACTACTTCGGCATCGCCTTCCTGCGCACCTTGCACGGGGTCGCCGGAAGCTGGGGCGAGGCGGCCGGGGTGGCCCTCGCCGCCGGGGTGGACGTGGAGTTGCCCACCGTGAAGACCTTCGGTGAGCCGCTGCACGAGGCCCTCGCCGCCGGGCAGGTGGCCGAGGCGCTGATCGACCGGGCGGTGCGGCGGGTGCTGCTGCAGAAGGCCCAGCTCGGGCTCCTCGACGACGGGTGGGACCCGGTGCCGGTGGCGCTCGCCGGCGTCGACCTCACCGACCCGGAGGCGGTGCGGGGCACCATCGACCTGGACCCACCCGCCAACCGGGAACTCGCCCGCGAGGTGGCCGAACAGGCCGTCGTCCTGCTGCGCAACGACGGTGTCCTGCCGCTGGCCAGGCCGGCGCGGATCGCGGTGGTCGGCCCGCAGGCCGAGAACCCGACGGCGGTGCTGGGCTGCTACTCGTTCCCGGTTCACGTCGGATCCCACCACCCGGAGCTGCCGCTCGGGATCGAGCTGCCCACCCTCGTGCAGGCGCTGCGCGCCGAGTTTCCAGGAAGCGAGGTCGTGGTCGTGCCCGGCGCGAGCGTCGACGGCCCGGAGACCGGTGGGTTCGCCCCGGCGGTCGAGGCGGCCCGGGGCGCGGACGTCGTCATCGCGGCCCTGGGTGACCGGGCCGGGTTGTTCGGCCGGGGCACCAGCGGTGAGGGCTGCGACGCGGAGTCGCTGGCCCTGCCCGGGGTGCAGCAGCAGCTGCTGGACGCGCTGCTGGAGGTCGGCGTCCCGGTGGTGGTCACGCTGATCGCCGGCCGGCCGTACGCGCTCGGCCGGGCGGTCGACGAGGCGGCGGCCATCGTGCAGTCGTTCTTCCCGGGCGAGGAGGGGCCGTCGGCGATCGCCGGTCTGCTCAGCGGGCGGGTCGAGCCGCAGGGTCGGCTGCCGGTCAGTGTGCCGCGCAGCCCGGGTGGCCAGCCGACCACCTACCTCGCCGCCCGGCTGGGCCAGGCCAGCGACGTCTCCAACATCGACCCCACGCCCGCGTACGGCTTCGGGCACGGGCTCAGCTACACCCGATTCGACTGGTCGGAGCTGACGGTCGAACAGGCGACGGCGGAGACCGACGGGGAGCTGCTGCTGGCCTTCACGCTGCGTAACAGCGGCACCCGGTGGGGCAGCGAGGTGGTGCAGCTCTACGCGCACGACCCGGTGGCCTCGGTGGTGCAGCCGGTGCAGCGGTTGATCGGCTACCTACGGGTGCCGCTGGAGGCCGGCGCCAGTCGCCGGATCGAGGTGACCGTGCCGGCCGACCTGCTCTCGTTCACCGGGCGGGACGGGCGGCGGGTGGTCGAGCCGGGGGAGCTGGAGTTGCGGCTCGCCTCGTCCAGCACGCAACCGCGGCTGGTGGCGACCGTCGAGCTGACCGGGCCGGTACGGCAGGTGGACCACACCCGGCGGATGCACCCCGTGTTCACGGCCCACCCGACCGACTGA
- a CDS encoding M15 family metallopeptidase, producing the protein MGGGAVLALVVLLGGCSRPEPRPAPTGAGSTSVSPGPSAAARLPGFVVLTDLDPRIHADIRYATAHNFVGRPITAYQEPLCLLTRQAAEALRRVQDAALAGGHSLKVYDCYRPQPAVDDFVAWAKRPGEQQTKAEFYPDVAKGRLFADGYIGAPTAHSRGSTLDLTLVDEPAASQPPYASGQPLVACTAPRGQRFADISIDMGTGFDCFDPRAHTADPGITGTARDNRRLLQRLMTDGGFVNYDREWWHYSFRDEPYPDTYFTAPVARSSVG; encoded by the coding sequence GTGGGCGGCGGCGCCGTGCTCGCGCTGGTCGTGCTGCTCGGCGGCTGCTCGCGGCCGGAGCCCCGCCCGGCGCCGACGGGTGCGGGGTCGACGTCGGTGAGCCCGGGCCCGTCCGCCGCGGCCCGCCTGCCGGGGTTCGTGGTGCTGACCGACCTCGACCCGCGCATCCACGCCGACATCCGGTACGCCACCGCGCACAACTTCGTCGGCCGGCCGATCACCGCCTACCAGGAGCCGCTGTGTCTGCTCACCCGGCAGGCGGCCGAGGCGCTGCGCCGGGTGCAGGATGCCGCGCTGGCCGGCGGGCACAGCCTCAAGGTGTACGACTGCTACCGCCCGCAGCCGGCGGTGGACGACTTCGTCGCCTGGGCGAAGCGCCCCGGCGAGCAACAGACGAAAGCCGAGTTCTATCCGGACGTGGCGAAGGGCCGACTCTTCGCCGACGGTTACATCGGGGCGCCCACGGCGCACAGCAGGGGCAGCACCCTTGACCTGACCCTGGTCGACGAGCCGGCCGCCAGCCAGCCCCCGTACGCGTCGGGTCAGCCGCTGGTGGCCTGTACCGCGCCGCGCGGGCAGCGCTTCGCCGACATCAGCATCGACATGGGCACCGGCTTCGACTGCTTCGACCCCCGGGCGCACACGGCCGACCCCGGGATCACCGGCACGGCCCGGGACAACCGGCGGTTGTTGCAGCGGTTGATGACCGACGGCGGGTTCGTGAACTACGACCGCGAGTGGTGGCACTACAGCTTCCGCGACGAGCCGTACCCGGACACCTACTTCACCGCGCCGGTGGCCCGCTCCTCGGTCGGCTGA